One Burkholderiales bacterium DNA segment encodes these proteins:
- a CDS encoding outer membrane protein transport protein translates to MKKAFRKAALAAAIAGLFGGGAGTASAAGFALAEQSGSGLGNAYAGAAASAEDASTVFFNPAGMSRLQGRQFAVAGHVIAVSADFSGSATGPAALGLGTVPGTGDPGQTSFVPNGYFVMPYGERLHFGIGVNVPFGLTTEYDSNWVGRFQGIKSELTTININPSVSYKLSDTVSVGGGINYQLADAELTNAVVLGAGVSGNTKLEADDDGWGWNLGLLFDVASGTRIGLAYRSPIEYELEGSVNTTTAAGAPVAAASGPARADVTFPGMFSLSLAHRLSDRLQLLGDATFTQWSEINRVDVVNTTNGTLREVFVFDFDDSWRVSVGADYKWNDQWTLKGGLAYDQTPVKSATTRTVRLPDNDRIWLALGAQMRVGQSGRLDLGYAHLFIKDADINHTRSQQAPGFTVPTPAPGTATTVTGTYEGSVDILSVQYSMSF, encoded by the coding sequence ATGAAGAAAGCGTTCAGGAAGGCAGCGTTAGCAGCGGCAATTGCTGGGTTGTTTGGCGGCGGTGCGGGGACCGCGTCGGCGGCGGGATTCGCGCTTGCCGAACAGAGCGGAAGCGGGCTCGGCAATGCCTACGCCGGCGCTGCGGCAAGCGCCGAGGACGCCAGCACCGTGTTCTTCAATCCCGCAGGCATGAGCCGGCTGCAAGGGCGTCAGTTCGCGGTCGCCGGCCACGTCATCGCGGTTTCCGCCGACTTCTCCGGTTCGGCGACCGGCCCCGCCGCACTGGGCCTTGGAACGGTTCCCGGAACGGGCGATCCCGGTCAGACCTCCTTCGTCCCCAACGGCTACTTCGTGATGCCTTATGGAGAAAGGCTGCACTTCGGCATCGGTGTCAACGTCCCGTTCGGGCTGACCACCGAATACGACTCGAACTGGGTGGGGCGTTTCCAGGGCATCAAGTCCGAGCTGACGACCATCAACATCAACCCGTCGGTGTCCTACAAGCTCTCCGATACGGTGTCGGTGGGCGGCGGGATCAACTATCAGCTGGCAGACGCGGAACTCACGAATGCCGTCGTGCTGGGTGCCGGGGTCAGTGGCAACACCAAGCTCGAAGCCGACGACGATGGATGGGGATGGAATCTCGGGCTCCTGTTCGACGTTGCGAGCGGCACGCGCATTGGCCTGGCCTACAGGTCGCCCATCGAGTACGAACTCGAGGGCAGCGTAAACACGACCACTGCCGCCGGTGCACCAGTGGCCGCCGCCAGCGGTCCGGCGAGAGCGGACGTGACTTTTCCGGGGATGTTCTCGTTGAGTCTTGCCCACCGGTTGTCGGATCGGCTCCAGTTGCTCGGTGACGCCACCTTCACGCAATGGAGCGAGATCAACCGTGTCGATGTCGTCAACACGACCAACGGGACGCTGCGCGAGGTGTTCGTCTTCGATTTCGACGACAGCTGGCGGGTATCGGTAGGCGCCGACTACAAGTGGAACGACCAGTGGACGCTGAAAGGCGGTCTCGCCTATGACCAGACGCCGGTGAAGAGCGCGACGACACGCACGGTGCGGCTGCCCGACAACGACCGGATCTGGCTGGCGCTCGGGGCGCAGATGCGGGTGGGCCAGAGCGGTCGGCTAGACCTGGGTTACGCGCACCTCTTCATCAAGGATGCCGACATCAACCATACCCGCAGCCAGCAGGCGCCGGGATTCACCGTGCCCACGCCGGCGCCTGGTACGGCGACGACGGTCACGGGCACGTACGAAGGCTCGGTGGACATCCTGAGCGTGCAGTATTCCATGAGCTTCTGA
- a CDS encoding acyl-CoA thioesterase: MPEESQPVQLPAGKEPALRVVPMPSDANFNGDIFGGWIMSQVDIAGSIPAVRLARGRIATVAVNSFVFKQPVLIGDLVSFYADIVRVGRTSITVAVEVFAQRRSLREVVKVTEATLTYVAVDDQGRPRPVNPGSAG; encoded by the coding sequence ATGCCCGAGGAGAGTCAGCCGGTGCAGTTGCCCGCAGGCAAGGAGCCCGCGCTTCGCGTGGTGCCGATGCCTTCCGACGCCAACTTCAATGGCGACATCTTCGGCGGCTGGATCATGTCGCAGGTGGATATCGCGGGCAGCATCCCGGCGGTGCGGCTGGCGCGGGGGCGGATCGCCACCGTGGCGGTCAACTCCTTCGTCTTCAAGCAGCCGGTGCTGATCGGCGACCTCGTCAGCTTCTACGCCGACATCGTGCGCGTGGGCCGCACTTCGATCACGGTGGCGGTGGAAGTGTTCGCGCAGCGGCGCAGCCTGCGCGAAGTCGTGAAGGTGACCGAGGCCACGCTGACTTACGTGGCTGTGGACGACCAGGGACGTCCGCGGCCGGTCAACCCAGGCAGCGCGGGCTGA
- a CDS encoding long-chain fatty acid--CoA ligase: MAKNVDLISPEIAKTLDGLFAERVKRSANALAYRNFDEQTGQWKDYTWREVDRLVARWQAALGNEGLERGDRVAIMMRNSVWWVVFDQAAMGLDLVTVPLYTSDRPDNVAYIVRDSGAKLFFFEDPATWDAFAEVKGQLEGVKRLVSLKPLKGAPSDPRLVDADHWVPKEAGETKHVNTDGKKLASIIYTSGTTGRPKGVMLSHYNMLHNAYSTLQRFSMTTDDLLLSFLPLSHTLERTCGYYGTVMAGAQTAFARSVQQLAEDLLTIRPTLLISVPRIYERVYAAIKQKLAESPPARRKLFEFAVELGWARFEHQQGRGPWKPSFLLWPVLEKLVASKVTARLGGRLRCATCGGAALSPEIARLFIGLGLPVLQGYGLTETSPVVSANTIEDNIPASIGKPIPGVEVKIGEKDELLVRGPNVMLGYWNNEEATRAMFTPDGWLKTGDTARMDQTGHLYITGRLKEIIVMSNGEKVPPVDMEAAIMRDTLFEQVMVLGEGKPFLTAFVVLNKDQWAKVAKERGLDPDSESAMRGPQAEKIVLERIKLQIKEFPGYAQLYRVAILPQPWTVENGLLTPTMKVKRAKVVEAYKREFETLYAGH; this comes from the coding sequence ATGGCGAAGAACGTGGACCTGATCTCTCCGGAGATCGCCAAGACCCTGGATGGCTTGTTCGCCGAGCGGGTAAAGCGCTCTGCGAACGCACTGGCCTATCGCAATTTCGACGAGCAAACCGGGCAATGGAAAGACTATACCTGGCGCGAGGTGGACCGGCTGGTCGCGCGCTGGCAGGCGGCGCTCGGGAATGAGGGGCTTGAGCGCGGCGACCGGGTCGCGATCATGATGCGCAACTCGGTCTGGTGGGTGGTGTTCGACCAGGCCGCGATGGGGCTCGATCTGGTTACGGTCCCGCTCTACACCTCCGACCGGCCGGACAACGTCGCCTATATCGTCCGCGATTCGGGGGCGAAGCTGTTCTTCTTCGAGGACCCTGCGACCTGGGACGCGTTCGCGGAGGTCAAGGGGCAGCTCGAAGGGGTCAAACGGCTGGTGTCGCTCAAGCCGCTGAAAGGCGCGCCCTCCGATCCGCGACTGGTGGACGCCGACCACTGGGTGCCGAAGGAGGCCGGCGAGACGAAACACGTCAACACCGATGGCAAGAAGCTCGCCAGCATCATCTATACCTCGGGCACCACGGGTCGGCCGAAGGGCGTGATGCTTTCACACTACAACATGCTGCACAACGCCTACTCGACCTTGCAGCGCTTCAGCATGACGACCGACGATCTGTTGCTGTCATTCCTGCCGCTGTCGCATACGCTGGAACGCACCTGCGGCTATTACGGTACGGTCATGGCGGGCGCGCAGACCGCGTTCGCCCGTTCGGTGCAACAGCTTGCCGAGGACCTGCTCACCATCCGGCCGACGCTGTTGATCTCGGTGCCGCGCATCTACGAGCGGGTGTACGCCGCGATCAAGCAGAAGCTGGCGGAAAGTCCTCCTGCGCGGCGCAAGCTGTTCGAGTTCGCGGTCGAGCTGGGCTGGGCCCGGTTCGAACATCAACAGGGGCGCGGACCGTGGAAGCCGAGCTTCCTGCTGTGGCCGGTCCTGGAGAAACTGGTGGCCTCGAAGGTCACCGCGCGCCTGGGCGGAAGGCTGCGCTGCGCGACCTGCGGCGGCGCGGCGCTCTCGCCGGAGATCGCCAGGCTGTTCATCGGCCTGGGGCTGCCGGTGCTGCAGGGCTACGGACTGACCGAAACCAGCCCGGTGGTCAGCGCCAACACGATCGAGGACAACATTCCTGCCAGCATCGGCAAGCCGATTCCCGGCGTGGAAGTGAAGATCGGCGAGAAGGACGAGCTGCTGGTCAGGGGCCCGAACGTGATGCTCGGCTACTGGAACAACGAGGAGGCGACCCGGGCGATGTTCACGCCCGACGGCTGGCTCAAGACCGGCGACACCGCGCGCATGGACCAGACCGGGCATCTGTACATCACGGGCCGGCTGAAGGAGATCATCGTCATGTCCAACGGCGAGAAGGTCCCGCCGGTGGACATGGAAGCGGCAATCATGCGCGACACCCTGTTCGAACAGGTGATGGTGCTCGGCGAAGGCAAGCCGTTCCTGACCGCGTTCGTGGTGCTGAACAAGGATCAGTGGGCGAAAGTCGCGAAGGAGCGCGGCCTGGACCCGGACTCCGAATCGGCGATGCGCGGCCCGCAGGCCGAAAAGATCGTCCTGGAACGGATCAAGCTGCAGATCAAGGAGTTTCCCGGCTACGCCCAGTTGTATCGCGTGGCGATCCTGCCGCAGCCCTGGACGGTCGAAAACGGCTTGCTGACCCCGACCATGAAGGTCAAGCGTGCCAAAGTGGTGGAGGCCTACAAGCGCGAGTTCGAAACGCTGTACGCAGGACACTGA
- a CDS encoding NAD(P)-dependent oxidoreductase: protein MSDLNNKTVFITGASRGIGRAIALRFARDGARIVVTGKTAEAHPKLKGTIYDTAREVEEAGGRALALQLDIRDEAAVAAAVRQAAERFGGIDVLINNASAISLTATLATSAKRYDLMQQVNARGTYVCSQACIPYLMRSQNPHILTLSPPLNMNPKWFKDHLAYTIAKYGMSMCTLGMAAEFASHGIAVNSLWPRTTIATAAIEVYFPQALAASRTPAIVADAAYAIVTGDSRKTTGNFFIDEEVLRAHGVSDFSCYAVTPGVSLASDLFLD, encoded by the coding sequence TTGAGTGATCTGAACAACAAGACGGTATTCATCACGGGAGCCTCGCGGGGGATCGGGCGCGCGATCGCCCTGCGCTTCGCGCGCGACGGCGCGCGCATCGTCGTGACCGGCAAGACAGCCGAAGCGCATCCTAAGCTCAAGGGAACGATCTACGACACGGCGCGCGAAGTGGAGGAAGCCGGAGGCAGGGCGCTGGCGCTGCAACTGGATATTCGCGATGAAGCGGCGGTCGCGGCGGCCGTGCGCCAGGCCGCGGAACGGTTCGGCGGCATCGATGTACTGATCAACAACGCCAGCGCGATCTCGCTCACCGCGACCCTGGCGACTTCGGCCAAGCGCTACGACCTGATGCAGCAGGTCAACGCGCGCGGCACCTACGTGTGCTCGCAGGCCTGCATTCCGTACCTCATGCGCTCGCAGAACCCGCATATCCTGACCTTGTCCCCGCCGCTGAACATGAATCCGAAGTGGTTCAAGGATCACCTGGCCTACACCATCGCCAAGTACGGGATGAGCATGTGCACCCTGGGCATGGCGGCGGAGTTCGCCTCCCATGGCATCGCGGTGAATTCGCTCTGGCCGCGCACCACGATCGCGACCGCGGCCATCGAGGTCTACTTTCCGCAGGCGCTGGCGGCGAGCCGCACGCCGGCGATCGTCGCCGACGCGGCCTACGCGATCGTGACCGGCGACAGCAGGAAAACCACCGGCAACTTCTTCATCGACGAAGAGGTCTTGCGCGCGCACGGCGTGTCCGACTTCTCGTGCTATGCCGTGACGCCGGGCGTTTCGCTCGCGTCGGACCTGTTCCTCGACTGA
- a CDS encoding enoyl-CoA hydratase-related protein, whose amino-acid sequence MSDTIRTTREGALVVVSLNRPERMNALDGELMSALRDCVEAVAGDPAVRAVLLRGEGRAFCAGGDVPLFKEHLNDLPELIVRWGRELHFAIFAMRRMDKPVLAAVHGAVAGAGMSLMLAADLAIAADDTKFTLAYANIGTNPDGGSTFFLPRLVGHRKAMELALLPDRFDAQTAHSLGLVNRVVAADRLAAEALQLGRRLACGPTRAYAETKRLLNRSLSASMESQMEEELLAFARCARTADLKEGITAFVEKRPPTFIGS is encoded by the coding sequence ATGAGCGACACCATCCGCACGACTCGCGAGGGCGCGCTGGTGGTGGTCTCGCTCAACCGGCCGGAGCGGATGAACGCGCTGGACGGCGAACTGATGAGCGCGTTGCGGGATTGCGTGGAAGCCGTGGCGGGCGATCCGGCCGTGCGCGCGGTACTGTTGCGCGGCGAAGGGCGCGCCTTCTGCGCCGGCGGCGATGTGCCGCTGTTCAAGGAGCACCTGAACGATCTGCCGGAGCTGATCGTGCGTTGGGGCCGCGAGCTGCATTTCGCGATCTTCGCGATGCGGCGCATGGACAAACCGGTGCTCGCCGCAGTGCACGGCGCGGTGGCCGGTGCCGGAATGAGCCTGATGCTCGCGGCGGATCTCGCCATTGCGGCGGACGACACGAAATTCACGCTTGCTTACGCGAACATCGGCACCAATCCGGACGGCGGCAGCACCTTTTTCCTGCCGCGCCTGGTCGGTCACCGAAAGGCGATGGAGCTCGCGCTGCTGCCGGACCGCTTCGATGCGCAGACGGCGCATTCCTTGGGACTCGTCAACCGGGTCGTGGCCGCCGACCGTCTGGCCGCCGAGGCCTTGCAGCTCGGGCGCCGGCTGGCTTGCGGCCCGACGCGCGCCTACGCCGAGACCAAGCGCCTGCTCAATCGCTCGCTGTCGGCGAGCATGGAGTCGCAGATGGAGGAGGAATTGCTGGCGTTCGCGCGCTGCGCACGCACCGCGGACCTGAAGGAAGGCATAACGGCCTTCGTCGAAAAACGCCCGCCCACCTTCATCGGCTCGTGA
- a CDS encoding acyl-CoA dehydrogenase: MLFIVMAGILMVPQLRKGLISDPLLGWFRKVLPQVSQTEQEALDAGTVWWDSALFSGNPDWNRLIATPKPRLSADEQAFLDGPVEELCRMCDDWRISYELNDLPPEIWQFIKDKGFLGMIIPRQYGGLGFSAFAHSQVVQKLATRNSTACVTVMVPNSLGPAELLLHYGTEQQKNLYLPRLAKGLEIPCFALTSPEAGSDASAIPDFGIVCKGTHEGRETLGIRLTWEKRYITLGPVATLLGLAFKLYDPERLLGDKEDIGITLALIPTRYPGVNIGRRHLPLNASFQNGPNWGKDVFIPLDWVIGGRDYVGQGWRMLMESLAAGRSISLPSSSTGAAKLAARTTGAYARVRSQFKLPIGHFEGIEEALGRIGGNTYVMDAARCMTAGAVDLGEKPSVISAIVKYHCTERGRQVINDAMDVHGGKAICLGPNNYLGRAYQQIPIGITVEGANILTRSMMIFGQGAIRCHPFVLREIAATREGDPVRASEAFDQAFWDHVRFTLGNAARSLWLSLTGARFLPVPGAPELRRYYQQLSRLSAGFALAADVALLVLGGSLKRKERLSARLGDVLSQLYLASATLKRYEDDGRHASDLPLVHWALNDALNKTQSAFYGVFENFPSRLIGSVLRLLVFPWGRVFSGPSDAHDHQVARLMMEPSAARDRLTHNTFFQRREDDPVGRLELALEAAAKGEPVEAKLRAAVKAQAVSGLSDAERLESAVSKGIVAREEAEALQRFWRLRRACIMVDDFPPEIGRAVSSVGDAGFEAARKTA, translated from the coding sequence ATGTTGTTCATCGTCATGGCCGGCATCCTGATGGTTCCGCAACTGCGCAAAGGCCTGATCAGTGACCCGTTGCTCGGCTGGTTTCGCAAGGTACTGCCGCAGGTCTCGCAGACGGAGCAGGAAGCCTTGGACGCGGGCACGGTGTGGTGGGACAGCGCGCTCTTCAGCGGCAACCCCGACTGGAACAGGCTGATCGCCACCCCGAAGCCGCGGCTGAGCGCTGACGAACAGGCCTTCCTCGACGGGCCGGTCGAAGAGCTGTGCAGGATGTGCGACGACTGGCGGATCTCCTACGAGCTGAACGATTTGCCGCCCGAGATCTGGCAGTTCATCAAGGACAAGGGTTTTCTCGGGATGATCATCCCGCGCCAGTACGGCGGTCTGGGCTTCTCGGCGTTTGCGCACTCGCAGGTCGTGCAGAAGCTCGCGACGCGCAACTCCACCGCCTGCGTAACCGTCATGGTGCCGAATTCGCTGGGTCCCGCCGAGTTGCTGCTCCATTATGGAACCGAGCAGCAGAAGAACCTCTATCTTCCGAGGCTGGCGAAGGGGCTGGAAATCCCGTGCTTCGCGCTCACGAGCCCCGAGGCCGGCTCGGACGCGAGCGCCATCCCGGACTTCGGGATCGTGTGCAAAGGCACCCACGAAGGGCGCGAGACGCTCGGCATCCGCCTCACCTGGGAAAAGCGCTACATCACCCTCGGGCCGGTGGCCACTTTGCTGGGCCTGGCCTTCAAGCTGTACGACCCGGAGCGCTTGCTGGGAGACAAGGAAGACATCGGCATCACGCTCGCGCTGATCCCGACCAGGTATCCGGGCGTGAACATCGGCCGCCGTCATTTGCCCCTCAACGCCTCCTTCCAGAACGGGCCGAACTGGGGCAAGGACGTGTTCATCCCCCTCGATTGGGTGATCGGCGGCCGCGACTACGTCGGCCAGGGCTGGCGCATGCTGATGGAGAGCCTGGCAGCCGGGCGTTCGATCTCGCTGCCTTCCTCCTCCACCGGCGCGGCCAAGCTCGCCGCGCGCACCACCGGCGCCTATGCGCGTGTGCGCAGCCAGTTCAAGCTCCCCATCGGCCATTTCGAAGGCATCGAGGAGGCGCTGGGCCGCATCGGCGGCAATACCTATGTGATGGACGCCGCCCGCTGCATGACCGCGGGTGCGGTGGATCTGGGCGAGAAGCCCTCGGTCATTTCCGCCATCGTGAAGTATCACTGCACGGAACGCGGGCGCCAGGTGATCAACGACGCGATGGACGTGCACGGCGGCAAGGCGATCTGCCTCGGTCCGAACAATTACCTGGGCCGTGCCTACCAGCAGATCCCCATCGGCATTACCGTGGAAGGCGCCAACATCCTCACGCGCAGCATGATGATCTTCGGCCAGGGCGCCATCCGCTGTCATCCGTTCGTGTTGAGGGAAATCGCGGCGACCCGGGAAGGCGATCCGGTGCGAGCATCCGAGGCGTTCGACCAGGCGTTCTGGGATCACGTGCGTTTCACGCTCGGAAATGCCGCGCGTTCGCTCTGGCTGAGTCTCACCGGCGCCCGGTTCTTGCCGGTGCCCGGCGCGCCCGAGCTGCGCCGCTACTATCAGCAGCTCTCGCGTCTTTCCGCGGGCTTTGCGCTCGCCGCGGACGTCGCGCTGCTGGTTCTCGGCGGCAGCCTGAAACGCAAGGAGCGCCTGTCGGCTCGGCTCGGCGACGTCCTGTCGCAGCTCTACCTTGCGTCGGCCACGCTCAAGCGCTATGAGGACGACGGACGCCACGCTTCGGACCTGCCGCTGGTGCACTGGGCCCTGAACGATGCGCTGAACAAAACCCAGTCGGCGTTCTACGGCGTGTTCGAGAATTTCCCGAGCCGCCTGATCGGCTCCGTGCTTCGCCTGCTGGTGTTTCCGTGGGGACGGGTCTTTTCCGGACCGAGCGATGCGCACGATCACCAGGTGGCACGACTGATGATGGAGCCCTCGGCGGCGCGCGACCGGCTGACGCACAACACGTTCTTTCAGCGCAGGGAGGACGATCCTGTGGGCCGGCTGGAACTGGCTCTGGAGGCGGCGGCGAAGGGCGAGCCGGTCGAAGCGAAATTGCGCGCGGCGGTCAAGGCGCAGGCGGTTTCGGGTCTGAGCGATGCCGAGCGCCTGGAATCCGCGGTCAGCAAAGGCATCGTCGCGCGCGAGGAGGCGGAGGCCCTGCAGCGGTTCTGGCGGCTGCGCCGCGCCTGCATCATGGTCGACGACTTTCCGCCCGAGATCGGACGGGCCGTGTCCTCGGTGGGCGATGCCGGCTTCGAAGCGGCGAGGAAAACCGCATGA